One genomic region from Panthera tigris isolate Pti1 chromosome D1, P.tigris_Pti1_mat1.1, whole genome shotgun sequence encodes:
- the LOC102971331 gene encoding olfactory receptor 51F2-like, with protein MPSFNQSIFHPAVFFLTGIPGFETYHAWLSIPFCCLYAIAISGNGMILFVIFTESSLHEPMYYFLSMLSFTDLGLCLSTLVTMLGIFWFNAREISFDACIGQMFFIHGFTFMESSVLLAMAFDRFTAICNPLRYATILTNSRIIKVGFAIVIRGTTALVPLLLLLKRLSFCHGHVLHHSYCFHPDVMTLSCTDTKINSAFGLAIVISTAGLDSVFILLSYVLIIHSVLNMASPEERKKVFGTCVSHISAVAIFYIPMISLSLVHRFGKQAPPLVHTLIANVYLLIPPVMNPIIYSVKTKQIRKAVLKIFLSKMI; from the coding sequence ATGCCATCCTTCAATCAGAGCATTTTCCACCCTGCAGTCTTCTTTCTTACTGGCATCCCTGGCTTTGAAACTTACCATGCCTGGCTCTCCATCCCTTTTTGTTGTCTCTATGCCATTGCCATCTCTGGGAATGGCATGATCCTGTTTGTGATCTTCACTGAGTCGAGCCTCCATGAACCCATGTACTATTTCCTCTCCATGCTATCTTTCACAGACCTAGGACTATGCCTTTCCACATTGGTCACCATGCTGGGTATTTTCTGGTTCAATGCTCGAGAAATTAGTTTTGATGCCTGCATTGGTCAAATGTTCTTTATCCATGGTTTCACATTCATGGAGTCCTCAGTACTCCTGGCAATGGCCTTTGATCGCTTCACTGCCATCTGTAACCCACTGAGATATGCCACAATCTTAACCAATTCAAGGATCATCAAAGTGGGCTTTGCCATTGTTATTAGGGGGACAACGGCTCTAGTGCCTTTACTCCTGCTCTTAAAGCGTCTGTCTTTCTGCCATGGCCATGTTCTGCACCATTCATATTGTTTCCACCCTGATGTGATGACGCTTTCATGCACAGATACCAAGATCAACAGTGCATTTGGTTTGGCCATTGTCATATCTACTGCTGGCCTAGACTCTGTGTTTATCCTCCTTTCCTATGTTCTGATCATCCACTCTGTGCTCAACATGGCCTCCCCAGAGGAGCGGAAAAAGGTCTTTGGTACCTGTGTCTCACACATAAGTGCTGTTGCCATCTTCTACATTCCCATGATCAGCTTGTCACTGGTGCATAGATTTGGGAAGCAAGCCCCTCCCCTTGTGCACACTCTCATTGCCAATGTTTATCTGCTCATCCCTCCTGTGATGAATCCCATAATCTACAGTGTGAAAACCAAGCAAATTCGTAAGGCAGTGCTCAAAATATTCCTTTCTAAGATGAtttag